A window of the Methanomassiliicoccales archaeon genome harbors these coding sequences:
- a CDS encoding type II toxin-antitoxin system RelE/ParE family toxin, protein MSKDVLKKAKQLPTANKRKLTEFIQELQKTPFPQGFDIVPVKGKKAKQLKGNNRSIYRVRLGEYRLIYIVNWKEKIISLTELNPRGKAYK, encoded by the coding sequence GTGAGTAAGGACGTCCTCAAAAAAGCAAAACAACTACCAACAGCCAACAAACGAAAACTAACCGAATTCATTCAAGAACTGCAGAAAACACCATTCCCACAAGGCTTTGACATAGTTCCCGTAAAAGGCAAAAAAGCAAAACAACTTAAAGGAAACAACAGGAGCATCTACCGAGTCCGCCTCGGAGAATACAGGCTAATCTACATCGTAAACTGGAAAGAAAAAATAATCTCACTCACAGAACTCAACCCAAGAGGAAAAGCATACAAATAA